The DNA sequence cccgatccataaatgctacatacagatccatctgtttttctaagtatttctcacgtacattcctcCAAGcgaacatctgattcacacaccctctaccacttctgaaaccacactgctcttccccaatctgatgctctgtacatatttacatatatacttatatgtatgtatatttacttattacatctcttatactgtacatTAAACCATAATTTTTTGCTTTCTAAGCTTCTGTGTTTTACCATGTGTATCATAAATCAAATATATTTataaatcaaatatatttttAAATCAAATGAGAAGAGATTCTTAAGGAGTGCTATTAAAGAAAATTTCATTATAACAATACTTTTTGAGATGATACATATGAAAAAACTTAGAATCAGAAGCATTTTCTTCTGATTACACAGCTCGTCAGTAAAGTCCTAAAGACACCATGATGTTAGTTTGTAGGGTTGGCTGAAGATTgtaagctctggtttcagtgcattagataTGGTATCTATAGAATGATTGTGTGAAAATGAAGCCATTGGTTGTTTGgatatagagagaaaaagataaggacagaaaatgaaaaaagaagccATGTTTGATGGATTACATGGAGTTTAGAGTCTGAAAATGCATGACAAACCACTATCGGGCTTTTGAATGAAAGGCAGCAAAAGAAATATCTCGATAAGAGGGTTTCTCCTaattattgaaaaagaaaaatgctacCAGAAATAGCAAAAGCAAACAACTTTCTACAGAGAGGGTGCATGATTAAGAAGCTTAAAATGTTATGAAGGAATAATATTCAAATTCTGAATAAAACAAGAAGAGCACTTTCTGCAGAAACACAAATGAATGGCGATCTTGAGTATATGTAAGTAATTTATATGATTACTGACAGAGATCCTGCCAGTCAAAAGCACTAAATGATATATGAACAAGGAACCATGTATAAATCAAGAAACAGGGATTCTAGGAGAAATGTCAGGAATGTAAAATCACATGAATTCATTAAAAGTAACCCTACTAACATTGTGATTCAAAATCTGAAAAAAGGCTAATTTAAAGTACATACCCATGGTTTAGAAGCATATTTCCATTTGTATCTATGGCTTTGTGAGTGACGTCTGCGGTGCCAATCTCTTTCTGAATCAGAATATGATTCACTACTACTTGACTCTGATGTAGatgttctgtatttctttttacttttgtgcTTTTTGTGTCTCTTCTTCCATactttttctgtctttctttttgatttttcttcttttgtgctTTCTTCATGATCTGAAATATTCCATGGCTCATTGGTGTCACTATGGTGAGAAGGTTTTAACATTTTCCTTCTGCTTGAAGAATGTTTACTGGGAGATTTCACTGTCAAAAAATTATGTGAGCTTTTCCTTGTATTTTGTGAATGTGCTTTTGAAGACATGCTTTCCTTAGTTTGTGAATTGGCTTTTGGTATATCTTTTTTAGTGTTTTCCAAAGACTGAATATTTTCTGAGAGACTTTCAGGAACACTTGTGGCCAAATTCTCCTCAGCAGACTTATCCATCCCAGCACTAGTGCTTAGATCACCTTCTTCTACTGATTCTGCTATACTTCTCTGAGTATAAGAAGCAATACTCTCTTTAACACTCCCCTCCGAATATACCTCTGATTCCACCATCTCATTTATATTTTTGGAGTTATAAGCCTTGGGCCTCACTGAACCTTCTGTATAAAATTCTATGGATGATTTTCTTTGTTGAGAATGAAATACATTTGTTGTAGATTGAGCCAATAGTATTCCGACTGGTTTATCATGGTCGCTGTCATCCTGCTTTGTATTTGAATAAAATAAACTTTTCCTAGAGCTAAACAGCATACTCTTATCTTTTTTGTCAGTACCATGCATTTTTGTCTGCATAGAATCATGGGAAATATCACTCTTGTCAGAAATTAATCCTTTAACCTGTCCAGAATTGGAATTTAAGCTTGTACTTTCATTTCTTATAACAGGGTTAGCTTTATAATGGATTGGTGGATCAGAATCCCTTATAATGGCTTCTGGCTTTTCAATCGATGAGCTATTCTTAGAACTACCAGGACATATACTTTCATATTTACTATCACCATGAGCTTGACTTTCATTGCCTGTTATTTGATCCAAAATATCCTCTACTGTTAATATGTTATCTAAATTTAAGACTTCATCCATGCTATCATCACAGTCTTCACTGAAAGAATGAGCCGTGGATTTCTTCGCATCTAAATGAAACTCATCCCCTTGATTGCTTGTTAAAGATGTTTCATTCAGATATCGAGCCAACTCTTCATCAACTGAAgattcatcactaatcatcagAGCTTTGCTCTTAGAACTGGCATTGTTAGAATATTCAGTCTGCCTAATGGTTGATTTTGTTGCCTTTTTATCAGAATTAGCCTGTCCATCATATTTCATCTCTTCTGCTCTTTGCTGATGGAAGGCATTACCATGGTTTTGTTTATGTCCATCCAAAATTTTTGACCCTGTTGATTTTTTACTAGGACTaggtttttttaagtatttttgctCAAGTGAACTAAATCTGTCATCTGTAAAAGTCTTTTTTATGACAAATCCAATGTGTTTCTTGTAAGAACCTACATGAGAGATAGAGCCTGCAACTTCCTTTTTCTGTTTAAGACTTGACTGATTTTCTGTTCTGACTGGAGAACCACTTTCATTAGATAAATGCAAATCATCATCTGATTTGTCCTCTGCCCTTGAAGGATGAGATGATGTGGAGCTCCATGATTGGACATCCTGTTTCAGACTGTATGTCTTTCTGCTTAGCTGGTTCAAGTAAGCCTATTCcagaaaggaaaaaacaaagatTAATTTTTGCTCTAACATGTACTATGAATATGGATAAAATGAATCCAGAGTTTTAAAAGGTAGTTAATGTAATCTGAAAAACATTGTTAGCAGCACTAAACAATACATGAAGCAACATCTATAAACTCATATATTACAGAATGTGCATTTGCAAATACACATGTGCACATGCATGCACAcagtaaagaggaaaaaaatcattGATTTTATAGGTAACAGAGTCAGTTTTCAATAATCTCTgggttttttttcattaaaaaaatgaataatttctaATATTCATGGTACATGAGCTTGGTGAATGAACAGTGTCAGACTGAAATTTTGTGTGAAGGATATGATCACTTTAATAATGAAACAAATTTAGGGAATATCAAAGATAAGCCCAAGCAAAGctaggtagtagttggtacgCTGTgaacagggagatatattaccagttctacccgcctgggtatcaagaaggttagtgatggctgcatagtgacccaacacttcagtggttgtcaagttgcactcctctgacttaggtagctgtcttttcttactGCCTCACCCACTCATGGACAAATGACTATCTGTCTACAGatattcaatctctccttgtcttacataacacgacaacacttaattcacacaactcatttttctAACctgcacaactcattcttcataactctagatttttgtgGTAAGCACAAAATGAgtggagcaatagacagaagtagttagtaagaacatttaggtaggagcattaggtagaaacataggtagaagtagtaggtaggaacattaggtagtagtagttagtaggaatgttgggtaggagcctctgcaaacactatgctagagttgcccctctgccagtggcctgttaagggtgaggcacaaaaggctaagaagtgacactgggaaTCACTAGTAATGGAGAATCAGTTGCAATGGCCaaccccatgagggagttccagttggaaacaggcatcagatatacagatagatagatagatggaaagctAGGCTAAAATCTACAGAGCAAATGGAATCAGAAAAGGTAAATTACCATGATAACAaagttgttatatggttgcaaggcatgggctatagatagagttgtgcagaggagggtggatgtgctggaaatgagatgtttgaggacaatatgtggtgtgagatggtttgatcgagtaagtaataatagggtaagagagatgtgtggtaataaaaagagtgtggttgagagagcagaagagggtgttttgaaatggtttggtcacatggagagaatgagtgaggaaagattgaccaagaggatatatgtgtcagaggtggagggaacaagaattgggagaccaaattggaggtggaaagatggagtgaagaagattttgagtgatcggggcctgaacatgcaggaatgtgaaaggcgtgcaaggaatagagtgaattggaactatgtggtataccggggtcgacgtgctgtcaatggattgaaccagggtgtgtgaagcatctggggtaaaccatggaaagttctgtggggcctggatgtggaaagggagctgtggtttcagtgcattgtacatgacagctagagactgagtgtgaacgaatgtggcctttgttgtcttttcctagtgctacctcacgcacatgctgggggagggggttgttatttcatgtgtggcgtggtggtgatgggaatgaataaaggcagactatgaattatgtacatgcgtatatatgtatatgtctgtgtgtgtatatatatgtatacattgagatgtatagatatgtatatttgcgtgtgtggacatgtatgtatatacatgtgtatgtggatgggttgggccattctttcatctgtttccttgcgctacctcgctaacatgggagacagcgacaaagaaaaataaatgaatgaaataatataAACAAAGTGGTCACTTAACCAGCCAGAAGTCAGGATGAATGTCATTTTGAAGATTTTACATAATGAAAAAAGATTAAATGATAAGTGAACTAGGACCAAAAGAGTAAGGAAATAACTAGACTATCAATAactaagagagaggaagaaaaatttACAAGCAACAGGTGAAAAAATTAGCAAACTGAAAATATAAAAGAGCATGATTAGAAAATTTAAGTGATGGAAGAAGTAGATAGTTTCCAGGGCCCCTTTGACTGACATAAGCAACTGGGACCCCCACACTTCTTTGAACACAGCTTCAGGACCTGACTTTCTCTGTTCATTTCTGCAACATCTGCAATTTGAATTCTAGCCTTCCCTCTGCAGAACACCAAGCTTCTACTTCTTCCCCTGATCTCAATGAAACTCAAATGTCCAACACTAATTCTCCTCTACACTATCAAATCTATACTATCATTTCCACTCTAAAGGTGGTGCTTGTTTCTACTGTAGTACAAAACAACCAATGCCTACCTCAAGGACCTCGAGTTTTCCAACTTTGAATTCACCAGGCTCAAAATTTCTATACCCTCTATAGCTTTGTTTTTATGATTTGTTATTCCCTCGTAAGCCCTCCTCCTATATACAACTCTTCAACTAACTGAGGTCCTGCCATAAAGCCTTGCTCTGTTCAAATCCATGTGCTAAAATCCTCAATGCATGGGATTTCAATGTACCAGCATAAGTATTAGTTAAGCTCAACCTGGGGTAATCCCAGAGGAactaaagtccttttttttttttaccctttttaacAATTTGGAACAAATGACTATACACCTGGCAAAGAGTTCCTGACCATCACAACTGCTTACCTAACACACTCAACTTTATTTTTCACTTATGAGCCCCCACTATCTCTATCAATCATGATGACATGTCTAACGTCTGTCCTCTTTCAATATACTAACTATAGCACTTTGGCTGAGCACAGCTGTCATCCACTTGATATCTAAACAGAGACAGGAGTAGAACATCAGTTGATGTTGGACTCTATTTTTTAATAAGATAGCTGATTTGGGTTGCTGTTTAAGGCTTAATACTTAACATTCTGTTAGTTTTTTCTGTCCCAGAGACATTTCTCTCCCTGCTTAGAGTGTTAAGAAGTTTTTCACCCACAACCAGTGCATCTAAATAGGCAGAAACATGTACCATATATAATCAGAGAAGGAATGTAGGTACTGCACATGTACCATACATAATAACAGAAAGAAATATAGTTGGGTAAATATGATCACTATGACTTATGATATATTCACCAGCATTGATCACGTGCTATTCCTTAACAACAACTGCGCTTCTTGACATTCTGTAAAACCCACACACCATAGAATCGTCTACACTGTCCTCTCTGCTAACTTAATAGACTTGTACTTCACAATCAATGCGTATCAAAGCATTGGCCTTAGCTGTGTAATTTACATGAGAATACATGTATATCAAAATTGTCTATTTCTGTAACACCGCACCAGGATCCAGGCATAGAAACATCAGCATAAATTAAGCTACTTTCTTCATCATCTGAAAAAGATCCGCAAACAAAGATATGAGTGGACAACGTTGTTTGGCATATCAAAGGAGGGGACACTACAAGCAAAAATACGTCAACGTGCATTGTGCTGTCTGACATGACATGGGTGGAAACATTGTACGGACAAAGACACATCAACATGTGTGGTGATAAACGTTTGAGTATCAAGAGAGAATATGTGTTTTAGCTATAAGTCAGTACAGTAAGAAACAAGTACATCATGAGGACTCATCCCCTGAACTTTCTTTACTATCGTACAATCTTTTTAAAATAATGTGTATAGTTTGCATTCACATATGTATCATCTAGCTTAACCCATTCATCCATAACTCTGATAATACATTTGTAGCTTCTTGCAATGATATCTGGTTACCCTTCTTTGCATATTTCAATGTTCACTCATTTAGAATTTGGAAGGTTGTTATCAAGTCTCCTCTTAGTTTATTCTATGGATACAAACTTTATAGTCTCTACCCTCTTCCTGTAACTTGGCTCATTCTTCAGGTACCATCTTTCATGCCttcatctggaccttctccatcagaTCTTCATGTTTCTTAAAATGATGGAACCAGACTTAATCCTCTGCAATTTATGACTAAAGCTGTAATTCTTCCCAAAATAAGACTAAAGTCAATAGCCATCAAAAAAGTTTGTATATTCTGCATGATTTGCTAACCCTTTTCCAACCAGGAAATGGTACCAGGATATCATAAGGTGCTGCCCCATCATGGTGGCTGACTTGAATATGACACATAAACAGTAATTCACTTGGatgaccaccaccactcacactaaaATAACTTGTCTCTCATCTTTTTACTTTCTTTCCACAATAATTAGAATAATTTTGGAATTATAATGTCATGATAAGCTGTGTGAGTTTTATGTATCATAGATAAAGATATTCAGTGATAATGTGTGatgtttttgacaaatgtttaCAGTATGGGGCTCTGTGAATacagcttaatttttttttttgtttcctttacaGTTCTTTCTTCATTATGATTGTGTACTATCAAAATGGATAAATAAAAgtatatgataatgatttatgATTATCTGATGACTGGTCTTGAGTTGGCAATACAGGGCTGCTTAGCACATTTTTTAATCTAGCTCTTTAATTTCTTTCATGCCTTTTTCAAATGATTTATCTCTGTGAGTGTAAGGAACAGGAAATCTGTTACACTGCTGGCCTTTTTcattttacctcttttttttcccactacCATCACATGCTGTTTGTAAAAAATATTAATGCCAGATATGGATATTTTATGGTTTTGCCTTGATGAAAAAGTTGTAAAAAAGAGTTACCTTTTCCACATATTACTAGTTATCACTTTCATGGGAATGCAGCTGGAAATCTATTCCAAAGCCTACAGTTCAAGATGCATGTTTAAATCTAAGTCTGATACATATATGGCTAGCACATATACAGTGCCCTTCCATAAAAGGAAGGGagacaaaaatgaatgttcaGATTATAATAGTATAGATATGTTGTGTATGCCTGGAAGATTGTATGGAAAAATAGTGACTTGAGTAGGTGGCAAAGCAGCTACCAGgagtggagcaatgtggtttcatggATGTTTAAGAAATCTTTGGAGAAAGAGAGACTCGTGTGAGGCATTcgtggatctgaagaaagcttaTGACAATAATTGCAGGATATGCATTTACATAtgctgccggcaaggcagcaggtttggatggtattgcagtggaatttattaaaaaagggggtgactgtattgttgactggttggtaaggttatttaatgtatgtatgactcatggtgaggtgcctgaggattggcggaatgcgtgcatagtgccattgtacaaaggcaaaggggataagagtgagtgctcaaattacagaggtataagtttgttgagtattcctggtaaattatatgggagggtattgattgagagggtgaaggcatgtacagagcatcagattggggaagagcagtgtggtttcagaagtggtagaggatgtgtggatcaggtgtttgctttgaagaatgtatgtgagaaatacttagaaaagcaaatggatttgtatgtagcatttatggatctggagaaggcatatgatagagttgatagagatgctctgtggaaggtattaagaatatatggtgtgggaggaaagttgttagaagcagtgaaaagtttttatcgaggatgtaaggcatgtgtacgtgtaggaagagaggaaagtgattggttctcagtgaatgtaggtttgcggcaggggtgtgtgatgtctccatggttgtttaatttgtttatggatggggttgttagggaggtaaatgcaagagttttggaaagaggggcaagtatgaagtctgttggggatgagagagcttgggaagtgagtcagttgttgttcgctgatgatacagcgctggtggctgattcatgtgagaaactgcagaagctggtgactgagtttggtaaagtgtgtggaagaagaaagttaagagtaaatgtgaataagagcaaggttattaggtacagtagggttgagggtcaagtcaattgggaggtgagtttgaatggagaaaaactggaggaagtgaagtgttttagatatctgggagtggatctggcagcggatggaaccatggaagcggaagtggatcatagggtgggggagggggcgaaaattctgggggccttgaagaatgtgtggaagtcgagaacattgtctcggaaagcaaaaatgggtatgttt is a window from the Panulirus ornatus isolate Po-2019 chromosome 32, ASM3632096v1, whole genome shotgun sequence genome containing:
- the LOC139759050 gene encoding uncharacterized protein isoform X3; the protein is MASDSDVEAYLNQLSRKTYSLKQDVQSWSSTSSHPSRAEDKSDDDLHLSNESGSPVRTENQSSLKQKKEVAGSISHVGSYKKHIGFVIKKTFTDDRFSSLEQKYLKKPSPSKKSTGSKILDGHKQNHGNAFHQQRAEEMKYDGQANSDKKATKSTIRQTEYSNNASSKSKALMISDESSVDEELARYLNETSLTSNQGDEFHLDAKKSTAHSFSEDCDDSMDEVLNLDNILTVEDILDQITGNESQAHGDSKYESICPGSSKNSSSIEKPEAIIRDSDPPIHYKANPVIRNESTSLNSNSGQVKGLISDKSDISHDSMQTKMHGTDKKDKSMLFSSRKSLFYSNTKQDDSDHDKPVGILLAQSTTNVFHSQQRKSSIEFYTEGSVRPKAYNSKNINEMVESEVYSEGSVKESIASYTQRSIAESVEEGDLSTSAGMDKSAEENLATSVPESLSENIQSLENTKKDIPKANSQTKESMSSKAHSQNTRKSSHNFLTVKSPSKHSSSRRKMLKPSHHSDTNEPWNISDHEESTKEEKSKRKTEKVWKKRHKKHKSKKKYRTSTSESSSSESYSDSERDWHRRRHSQSHRYKWKYASKPWSEPPYIQPWCHHYQPYATPAGIYAHSLGPTVIEGFVGLGGVLGVKEVMQQQVALMRQFLDSQQALYHAYTATLTSSYHYTSLRNTEKYIKKRKPPLTFSEAYKIVKEEMKATE
- the LOC139759050 gene encoding uncharacterized protein isoform X4; its protein translation is MCFPAEALHNKFFLVSLASGKRAYLNQLSRKTYSLKQDVQSWSSTSSHPSRAEDKSDDDLHLSNESGSPVRTENQSSLKQKKEVAGSISHVGSYKKHIGFVIKKTFTDDRFSSLEQKYLKKPSPSKKSTGSKILDGHKQNHGNAFHQQRAEEMKYDGQANSDKKATKSTIRQTEYSNNASSKSKALMISDESSVDEELARYLNETSLTSNQGDEFHLDAKKSTAHSFSEDCDDSMDEVLNLDNILTVEDILDQITGNESQAHGDSKYESICPGSSKNSSSIEKPEAIIRDSDPPIHYKANPVIRNESTSLNSNSGQVKGLISDKSDISHDSMQTKMHGTDKKDKSMLFSSRKSLFYSNTKQDDSDHDKPVGILLAQSTTNVFHSQQRKSSIEFYTEGSVRPKAYNSKNINEMVESEVYSEGSVKESIASYTQRSIAESVEEGDLSTSAGMDKSAEENLATSVPESLSENIQSLENTKKDIPKANSQTKESMSSKAHSQNTRKSSHNFLTVKSPSKHSSSRRKMLKPSHHSDTNEPWNISDHEESTKEEKSKRKTEKVWKKRHKKHKSKKKYRTSTSESSSSESYSDSERDWHRRRHSQSHRYKWKYASKPWSEPPYIQPWCHHYQPYATPAGIYAHSLGPTVIEVYKEAEAPTDFQ
- the LOC139759050 gene encoding uncharacterized protein isoform X2 yields the protein MQPSLTFLIPRRVELAYLNQLSRKTYSLKQDVQSWSSTSSHPSRAEDKSDDDLHLSNESGSPVRTENQSSLKQKKEVAGSISHVGSYKKHIGFVIKKTFTDDRFSSLEQKYLKKPSPSKKSTGSKILDGHKQNHGNAFHQQRAEEMKYDGQANSDKKATKSTIRQTEYSNNASSKSKALMISDESSVDEELARYLNETSLTSNQGDEFHLDAKKSTAHSFSEDCDDSMDEVLNLDNILTVEDILDQITGNESQAHGDSKYESICPGSSKNSSSIEKPEAIIRDSDPPIHYKANPVIRNESTSLNSNSGQVKGLISDKSDISHDSMQTKMHGTDKKDKSMLFSSRKSLFYSNTKQDDSDHDKPVGILLAQSTTNVFHSQQRKSSIEFYTEGSVRPKAYNSKNINEMVESEVYSEGSVKESIASYTQRSIAESVEEGDLSTSAGMDKSAEENLATSVPESLSENIQSLENTKKDIPKANSQTKESMSSKAHSQNTRKSSHNFLTVKSPSKHSSSRRKMLKPSHHSDTNEPWNISDHEESTKEEKSKRKTEKVWKKRHKKHKSKKKYRTSTSESSSSESYSDSERDWHRRRHSQSHRYKWKYASKPWSEPPYIQPWCHHYQPYATPAGIYAHSLGPTVIEGFVGLGGVLGVKEVMQQQVALMRQFLDSQQALYHAYTATLTSSYHYTSLRNTEKYIKKRKPPLTFSEAYKIVKEEMKATE
- the LOC139759050 gene encoding uncharacterized protein isoform X1 encodes the protein MCFPAEALHNKFFLVSLASGKRAYLNQLSRKTYSLKQDVQSWSSTSSHPSRAEDKSDDDLHLSNESGSPVRTENQSSLKQKKEVAGSISHVGSYKKHIGFVIKKTFTDDRFSSLEQKYLKKPSPSKKSTGSKILDGHKQNHGNAFHQQRAEEMKYDGQANSDKKATKSTIRQTEYSNNASSKSKALMISDESSVDEELARYLNETSLTSNQGDEFHLDAKKSTAHSFSEDCDDSMDEVLNLDNILTVEDILDQITGNESQAHGDSKYESICPGSSKNSSSIEKPEAIIRDSDPPIHYKANPVIRNESTSLNSNSGQVKGLISDKSDISHDSMQTKMHGTDKKDKSMLFSSRKSLFYSNTKQDDSDHDKPVGILLAQSTTNVFHSQQRKSSIEFYTEGSVRPKAYNSKNINEMVESEVYSEGSVKESIASYTQRSIAESVEEGDLSTSAGMDKSAEENLATSVPESLSENIQSLENTKKDIPKANSQTKESMSSKAHSQNTRKSSHNFLTVKSPSKHSSSRRKMLKPSHHSDTNEPWNISDHEESTKEEKSKRKTEKVWKKRHKKHKSKKKYRTSTSESSSSESYSDSERDWHRRRHSQSHRYKWKYASKPWSEPPYIQPWCHHYQPYATPAGIYAHSLGPTVIEGFVGLGGVLGVKEVMQQQVALMRQFLDSQQALYHAYTATLTSSYHYTSLRNTEKYIKKRKPPLTFSEAYKIVKEEMKATE